One window of Channa argus isolate prfri chromosome 4, Channa argus male v1.0, whole genome shotgun sequence genomic DNA carries:
- the LOC137125361 gene encoding nck-associated protein 5-like isoform X7: protein MVSLQQQFSRMEETVRSLLQNQGILEQTAVDTVDIMKACKDKLSEEVQKQHDGPKENGSPMATQAELDPRLPANADPDASQAEEDKDKTKLLLERLKTLEERNSALALENESQRDQYERCLDEVANQVVQALLTQKDLREECLKLRTRVFDLEQQNRALSVLFQQKIKPASDLLLQKLHSRIMDLSTADLLLEPERSKAFLLTRTADSPSNEAQLNGKAGLPVAKCLSQLSLTVAAPAYPRSSCSSSELSLSSACSEFSSGSYTWNDGRSCGKMSSLTWEKRLSLGSSAPSNICAPPEEQLPTRRKESHILEGLRKLQRRKHRSSSCSSKVSKSGYKDCMNSNEGIYSLGIKSSSKGVSKPTHVSRTPAAGRRKFSYDSDDADDELAHSSHGDNIPTKDSWVYCKRRSHSISESLCSWEGIQDSGGGGDVSSDPVATKHPAGYDSKERPEKLLSFINSFLPEAGQTSAFTKPSKLHTPPTDPTGPNHLSDLDDPKGLNSEFSDIRTSSRQPPEQAERDSKRLSRDAAKLLAEHCLRRDQGRTQSADGRPRPFSLIKEPQGAKCTQSEESILAIFDAEGEPIELCAETLAAATQGSKIGTEYTGSAPQERPTRQKSANARNYAILESPEKPSEYQIRINKTSSSKEGSAERLSMQLTPQRKLIKPPNSRANRGHSIPPMNDCAAPKSSGSKIPGLNKPLASPLRLSKCSTVEPSNSGNSASSGQEKYPSSPTVKMSRFIKAPGICSQSPKAVNSKLPSKAESSKGSSSNSPHLSRRHLEHADNGEQPTRDKHCETSKNKLRSPSPPPPPGRTTSLLIRPNYEGSPQAHKTAVAQPSTPTTMRGPPPSYHTSLLPNMQSTLPIKDKDCLDLDAGYGTALAPQKLVDKTSQHLQKSPAVTQTPTKGTSKQMITKDYLPSANSGCAPEPENAPKSSKNVPPPYSALRGSSLQNSFANKRGTTNEIVHQTGQKTSISLPLSPQDTTQGKTEPQSGKTVVSPPSSAMMSPSSVEKASKTRIPMGFKAFLKSPPSHKNSPSIPGKQEKDHINSVSKETVTSNASTQCDSLQSVYSIDSPPKMSVTEGKGEAQCRLLEEEVHTAELPEEGDGCDKRKRSSQLFSRSISVTTKPHLKPALGMNGAKARSQSFSTHYIEKPNVNALDGPGKIRTQIITNSAERGSSLSRQSSLEVPSVGLAESPVHSPRTRLSHYGGMTGSYSHNILPERTSKSGLKGEGTVKGETVTSPSQKVVRSLPISDRSGMNDIRRPTKVASHPQFQPPSSCVYNTENPARETGGIATTANEPDFSSETQTGSPNKTPDAEEKKISPTACTIEEKVMMGIEENVQKCQEQEKVAACEAKQKTGPSLANWFGLRKSKLPAMSGKKADSPRGKEEKKELKIGSVLGGKQIKSDKKKDKKKNDNQQRDSQEVQNLSEMNNKLSSIMDHCNNQMGQIASQIQCTTAFISKDQFVKELLGRTALKSNSVAASPPAISIPKKHSEMKGSVEICADTATLIMTHKIHLRAENEEGHIPDSACQDHMIGSGCQMRTLDSGIGTFPLPDSVTRASGRHMPKSESSPDGVAAGSSELDRDPPPSHLHPSQPNVKVPSLPKSCLYDPTSMGHSLSDPTVTYSSSAQDTQSRLPKLATSDAIRTKRLSLCNPHNISTEDKDEETERKGKTTDHDMPGERALKVCTYSGSSSDTETEPEGTGSTLVSPQRTLINRTKKSDSVDQDEETLKRSSVEKSLSIMDYYQHDMFSHLGKESRRISQYNLLHKESSLDGKAGDRLSKEMGLEKMPVSPNQSGSFDFSLESLNKLNHSGGSLYPDGRRSDSAGGSVEDCCKVDEPPSSSFSSRPVADPVGSLSDSLYDSFSSCTSHGSNDA from the exons AAACTTCACTCTCGGATCATGGATCTGTCCACGGCCGACTTGCTTCTCGAGCCAGAGAGAAGCAAGGCCTTCTTGCTTACCAGGACTGCAGACTCTCCCTCCAAC GAGGCTCAGTTGAACGGAAAGGCCGGTCTCCCCGTGGCCAAATGTCTGAGCCAGCTTAGTCTGACAGTGGCAGCACCTGCATACCCacgcagcagctgcagcagcagcgaGTTGTCTCTGTCAAGTGCGTGCAGTGAATTCTCCAGCGGCTCGTACACGTGGAACGATGGACGCTCCTGTGGGAAAATG tCGTCTCTGACATGGGAGAAAAGGCTGAGTTTGGGTTCGTCAGCCCCGAGTAATATCTGTGCCCCCCCGGAGGAGCAGCTGCCCACAAGGCGCAAGGAGAGCCACATATTAGAGGGACTGAGAAAACTCCAGAGGAGGAAACACAGGAGCTCTTCGTGTTCATCCAAAGTCTCCAAGTCTGGCTACAAAGACTGCATGAACTCAAATGAGGGAATCTACTCCCTGGGTATAAAGAGCAGCAGTAAAGGGGTGTCCAAACCTACCCATGTCAGCAGAACTCCAGCTGCTGGGCGCAGGAAGTTCTCTTATGATTCTGATGATGCCGATGATGAATTGGCACATTCCAGTCATGGAGATAACATCCCCACCAAGGACAGCTGGGTTTATTGTAAGAGACGCTCACACAGCATCTCAGAAAGTTTATGTAGCTGGGAGGGGATTCAGGacagtggaggtggaggtgatgTTAGCTCAGATCCTGTGGCTACCAAACACCCAGCTGGCTATGACTCTAAAGAGCGCCCTGAGAAACTCTTGAGCTTCATCAACAGTTTTCTCCCAGAGGCGGGGCAGACATCAGCTTTTACCAAGCCATCCAAACTGCACACCCCCCCTACTGACCCCACAGGTCCCAATCACCTGTCCGATCTGGATGATCCGAAGGGACTTAACTCTGAGTTTAGTGACATTCGAACGTCCTCACGCCAGCCCCCAGAGCAAGCCGAGAGGGACTCCAAGAGGCTGTCAAGGGACGCCGCCAAGCTGCTTGCAGAACACTGCTTGCGAAGGGATCAGGGACGCACCCAGTCTGCAGATGGGAGGCCCCGGCCATTCAGCCTAATTAAGGAACCCCAGGGGGCCAAATGTACTCAGTCTGAGGAGAGCATTTTGGCTATTTTTGATGCCGAAGGAGAGCCTATTGAACTTTGTGCAGAGACGCTTGCAGCAGCCACTCAAGGTAGTAAAATAGGTACAGAATACACTGGGTCAGCACCCCAGGAGAGGCCAACGAGGCAAAAGTCAGCAAATGCACGAAACTACGCCATTCTTGAATCCCCAGAAAAGCCGTCTGAGTATCAGATTAGGATTaacaaaacaagcagcagcaaGGAAGGCAGCGCGGAGAGGCTGTCAATGCAGCTGACTCCACAGAGGAAACTAATCAAACCGCCAAACAGCAGAGCTAATAGAGGACATTCTATTCCTCCCATGAATGATTGTGCTGCTCCCAAATCCAGTGGTTCAAAGATACCTGGTCTAAACAAACCTTTAGCATCCCCACTGAGATTGTCAAAGTGCTCGACCGTTGAACCAAGTAACAGCGGAAACTCTGCATCCTCTGGTCAGGAAAAATACCCCTCCTCTCCCACAGTTAAAATGTCCAGGTTCATCAAGGCTCCGGGAATCTGCTCACAGAGCCCAAAGGCAGTAAACTCCAAGCTCCCCAGCAAGGCAGAATCCAGTAAGGGTTCCTCTTCCAATTCACCCCACCTCTCAAGGAGACACCTGGAGCATGCTGACAATGGCGAACAGCCGACTAGAGACAAACACTGTGAAACCAGCAAAAATAAACTCAGGTCCccttctcctccccctcccccaggCCGCACCACCTCTTTACTTATCAGACCAAATTACGAAGGGTCACCTCAGGCACATAAAACGGCGGTGGCTCAACCATCCACGCCAACCACTATGAGGGGACCTCCCCCAAGTTACCACACCTCACTTTTACCAAATATGCAAAGTACACTACCCATCAAGGATAAAGACTGTTTAGACTTGGACGCAGGCTACGGGACTGCACTTGCACCTCAAAAACTGGTTGATAAAACCAGTCAGCACCTTCAAAAGTCCCCTGCTGTGACTCAGACACCTACTAAAGGCACTTCCAAGCAGATGATCACAAAAGACTACCTCCCTTCTGCCAACTCAGGGTGTGCTCCAGAACCTGAAAATGCACCTAAAAGCTCAAAGAATGTCCCTCCTCCCTACAGTGCCCTCAGAGGCTCCTCACTCCAGAACTCATTTGCAAACAAGAGGGGAACGACAAACGAAATTGTCCATCAGACAGGGCAGAAGACCTCAATTAGTTTGCCTCTATCGCCTCAGGACACCACTCAAGGTAAAACAGAGCCACAAAGTGGTAAAACTGTAGTTAGCCCACCCAGCTCAGCTATGATGTCCCCCAGCTCAGTGGAAAAAGCCTCAAAGACTCGCATCCCGATGGGattcaaagcatttttaaaatctccCCCTAGCCACAAAAATAGCCCTTCTATACCAGGCAAGCAAGAGAAAGATCATATCAACTCAGTCTCCAAGGAGACTGTGACTTCGAATGCTTCTACCCAATGTGACAGCTTGCAGTCAGTGTACAGTATTGATTCACCGCCCAAGATGTCCGTTACAGAGGGTAAAGGTGAGGCCCAGTGTAGGTTATTGGAAGAGGAAGTACACACTGCTGAACTACCAGAGGAGGGGGATGGTTGCGATAAGAGGAAAAGGAGTAGTCAACTCTTTTCTAGATCCATATCTGTTACTACTAAACCTCATCTAAAGCCGGCCTTGGGGATGAATGGAGCCAAAGCCCGTAGCCAGAGTTTCAGCACCCATTACATAGAAAAACCTAACGTTAATGCTCTAGATGGACCGGGCAAAATTAGAACGCAGATCATCACCAACTCAGCAGAAAGGGGGAGCTCTCTGTCGAGACAGAGTTCCTTGGAGGTACCCAGCGTTGGTTTAGCTGAGAGCCCTGTCCACTCCCCTAGGACCAGGCTTAGCCACTATGGAGGCATGACAGGATCATATAGTCACAATATCCTCCCTGAGAGAACCTCGAAATCAGGCCTAAAAGGAGAGGGCACAGTGAAGGGGGAGACGGTCACCTCACCTTCTCAAAAAGTGGTGCGAAGCTTACCGATCAGCGATAGGTCTGGTATGAACGACATCCGCAGGCCAACAAAAGTTGCCTCTCATCCACAGTTTCAGCCTCCATCCTCTTGTGTCTATAACACGGAAAACCCAGCACGAGAGACAGGAGGCATAGCAACCACAGCTAATGAGCCAGACTTCAGCAGTGAAACCCAGACAGGCTCACCAAACAAAACCCCAGatgcagaggagaaaaaaatcagCCCCACAGCCTGCACTATTGAAGAGAAGGTGATGATGGGAATCgaagaaaatgtgcagaaatgtcAAGAACAGGAGAAGGTCGCTGCCTGCGAGGCCAAACAGAAGACAGGCCCCTCTCTGGCAAACTGGTTTGGCCTCCGTAAGAGCAAACTCCCAGCCATGAGTGGAAAGAAAGCCGATTCCCCCAGgggaaaggaggagaagaaggagctGAAGATCGGATCAGTTCTTGGTGGCAAACAGATAAAGTCTGACAAGAAGAAAGAtaagaagaaaaatgataaCCAGCAGAGAGACAGTCAGGAGGTGCAGAATCTGTCTGAAATGAACAACAAGCTGAGCTCCATCATGGACCATTGCAACAATCAGATGGGTCAGATTGCCAGCCAGATCCAGTGTACGACAGCCTTTATCAGCAAAGACCAGTTTGTCAAAGAGCTTCTTGGCAG GACTGCACTGAAGAGCAACTCCGTGGCCGCATCGCCCCCTGCGATCTCCATACCCAAGAAGCATAGCGAAATGAAGGGGAGCGTGGAGATCTGCGCCGATACTGCT ACTCTTATAATGACTCATAAGATCCACCTGCGGGCAGAAAATGAAGAGGGACACATCCCAGACTCAGCTTGCCAAGACCACATGATAG GGTCTGGCTGTCAGATGAGAACCCTGGACAGCGGCATCGGCACCTTCCCTCTCCCCGATTCTGTCACCCGGGCCAGCGGTCGCCACATGCCTAAATCCGAATCCAGCCCAGACGGGGTGGCCGCCGGCTCCTCTGAGCTCGATCGGGACCCTCCTCCTTCTCACCTTCATCCCTCACAACCCAATGTGAAAGTGCCTTCCCTCCCGAAATCCTGCCTGTATGATCCTACCAGCATGGGTCACTCCCTGTCCGACCCCACTGTGACCTACAGCAGCAGTGCCCAGGACACCCAGAGCCGGCTGCCCAAATTAGCAACCTCAG ATGCAATCAGGACTAAGAGGTTGAGTCTTTGTAACCCACACAACATCTCCACAGAGGACAAAGACGAAGAAACGGAGAGGAAGGGGAAAACCACGGACCACGATATGCCCGGT GAAAGAGCCCTGAAAGTTTGCACGTATTCAGGCAGCAGCAGCGACACCGAGACTGAACCCGAGGGGACAGGAAGCACTCTGGTCTCCCCGCAAAGGACCCTGATCAACAGAACTAAAAAGAGTGATTCAG TTGACCAGGATGAGGAGACCCTGAAGAGAAGCAGTGTGGAGAAATCATTGTCCATTATGGACTACTACCAGCATGATATGTTCTCCCACCTGGGGAAGGAGAGCCGGAGGATTTCCCAGTACAACTTGCTGCACAAAGAGTCGTCCCTCGATGGCAAAGCAGGAGACAGGCTCAGC AAGGAGATGGGTCTGGAGAAGATGCCCGTAAGCCCGAACCAGTCGGGCTCCTTTGACTTCTCCTTAGAGTCCCTGAACAAGCTGAATCACAGTGGCGGCAGCCTCTATCCGGACGGACGCAGAAGCGACAGCGCCGGTGGGAGCGTGGAAGACTGCTGCAAGGTGGACGAGCCCCCCTCCTCCAGCTTCTCTAGCAGGCCCGTGGCAGATCCCGTGGGTTCCTTGAGCGACTCTCTGTACGACAGCTTCTCCTCCTGCACCAGTCACGGCTCCAACGACGCGTAG